A stretch of the Bordetella genomosp. 8 genome encodes the following:
- the ugpA gene encoding sn-glycerol-3-phosphate ABC transporter permease UgpA: MEKRVVFGHKLLPYLLLLPQLVITVVFFFLPAGQAMWQSLHVEDPFGLSSTFAGLSNFKDLFSQATYIDSFKVTAVFSILVAVVGLSVSLLLAVMADRVIKAAGLYKTLLIWPYAVAPAVVGVLWLFLFSPAVGILAVALNRMGVAWNPRLNGTEAMTLVLIASVWKQISYNFLFFLAGLQSIPRSLIEAAAIDGAGPTRRFWSIVFPLLSPTTFFLLVVNVIYAFFDTFAVIDTTTQGGPGTSTAILVYKVYSDGFRGLDLGSSAAQSVVLMVIVVALTVIQFRYIDRKVQY, translated from the coding sequence ATGGAAAAACGCGTCGTCTTCGGCCATAAGCTACTGCCCTACCTGCTGCTGTTGCCGCAGCTCGTCATCACGGTAGTGTTCTTCTTCCTGCCCGCCGGGCAGGCGATGTGGCAATCGCTGCATGTCGAAGACCCCTTCGGGCTGTCTTCCACCTTTGCCGGCCTTTCCAATTTCAAGGACCTGTTCAGCCAGGCCACGTACATCGATTCGTTCAAGGTCACCGCGGTGTTCTCGATCCTGGTCGCGGTGGTCGGCCTGTCGGTATCCCTGCTGCTGGCCGTCATGGCCGATCGCGTCATCAAGGCCGCCGGGCTGTACAAGACCCTGCTCATCTGGCCGTATGCCGTGGCGCCCGCGGTGGTAGGCGTATTGTGGCTGTTCCTGTTCTCGCCCGCGGTCGGCATCCTGGCCGTCGCGCTCAACAGGATGGGCGTCGCCTGGAACCCCCGCTTGAACGGCACCGAGGCCATGACGCTGGTGCTGATCGCTTCGGTGTGGAAGCAGATCTCCTACAACTTCCTGTTCTTCCTGGCCGGACTGCAATCCATCCCGCGCTCGCTGATCGAAGCCGCGGCGATCGACGGCGCCGGCCCCACGCGCCGGTTCTGGAGCATCGTCTTCCCGCTGCTGTCGCCGACCACCTTCTTCCTGCTGGTGGTCAACGTCATCTACGCCTTCTTCGACACCTTCGCGGTCATCGACACCACGACGCAGGGCGGCCCTGGCACATCGACGGCCATCCTGGTCTACAAGGTGTACAGCGACGGCTTCCGCGGCCTGGACCTGGGCTCTTCCGCCGCCCAATCGGTCGTGCTGATGGTCATCGTCGTGGCGCTGACCGTCATCCAATTCCGCTACATCGACCGCAAGGTCCAGTACTGA